The Leptolyngbya sp. CCY15150 genome contains a region encoding:
- the nadC gene encoding carboxylating nicotinate-nucleotide diphosphorylase — MKSQVSAPVASLPPALILNPMLEDWLREDIGRGDRTTQGLVKASQTMGAAEWRAKGAGVIAGLPLAERVFHLVRPDVTCTTLVEEGQRVEPGQVVLRMHGLLTALLMGERVALNLAMHLSGIATMTRRYVEAIADLPTCLVDTRKTTPGLRLLEKYAIQVGGAMNHRMGLDDAVMIKDNHIAVAGGIAAAIAQIRSSMPYPLTIEVETETLEQVHEALDAGADIIMLDNMPPETMVQAVHLIRQQSDRILIEASGNVTLDTLRAIAETGVDYISSSAPITRSPWLDLSMRIVT, encoded by the coding sequence ATGAAATCACAGGTATCAGCTCCCGTCGCAAGTTTACCGCCGGCGCTTATTTTGAACCCAATGCTGGAAGACTGGCTGCGGGAGGATATTGGGCGGGGCGATCGCACCACCCAGGGCTTGGTCAAAGCTAGCCAGACAATGGGAGCGGCTGAGTGGCGGGCAAAAGGAGCTGGCGTTATTGCTGGGTTGCCATTAGCAGAGCGAGTGTTTCATCTAGTGAGACCAGATGTGACCTGTACCACCCTGGTAGAAGAAGGGCAGCGGGTGGAGCCAGGGCAGGTTGTGTTGCGAATGCATGGGCTATTGACCGCGTTGCTAATGGGCGAGCGCGTGGCGTTGAATCTAGCGATGCACTTGAGCGGCATTGCTACGATGACCCGACGTTATGTAGAGGCGATCGCTGATTTGCCCACCTGTTTAGTTGATACTCGAAAAACCACGCCGGGTCTGCGCCTGCTGGAAAAATATGCCATCCAGGTCGGTGGGGCGATGAATCACCGCATGGGGCTCGACGATGCCGTGATGATTAAAGACAATCACATTGCGGTGGCGGGGGGAATTGCGGCGGCGATCGCTCAAATTCGCAGTTCCATGCCCTATCCCCTGACGATTGAAGTGGAAACGGAAACCCTAGAGCAGGTTCACGAAGCCTTGGATGCGGGCGCGGACATTATTATGTTGGACAATATGCCACCGGAAACCATGGTTCAGGCCGTGCATCTGATTCGCCAGCAGAGCGATCGCATTTTGATTGAAGCATCCGGTAACGTTACCCTAGACACCCTTCGAGCGATCGCTGAAACGGGCGTGGACTACATTTCTAGCAGTGCCCCGATTACGCGATCGCCCTGGTTGGACTTGAGTATGCGAATAGTGACCTAG
- the glpK gene encoding glycerol kinase GlpK: MTAPTYVMALDLGTTGNRAILFDRHGTIAAQAYKELTQYYPHPGWVEHDPREIWDDTCWAMQAAIKKAGIQPQQIASIGLTVQRETCLLWNKTTGRPLHNAIVWQDRRTAAICRQLAEQGHVDEIYDRTGLVLDAYFSASKLHWLLKHLEKDDPPMEPDNILAGTIDSWVLWNLTGGQVHATDDSSASRTMLLNLVDRQWDDKMLSLFGIPREILPSIQPSIGHFGKLVPDILGAEIPITAIFGDQQAALYAHGCDRPGLLKCTYGTGCFLVSHTGNAIARSKNHLLSTIAWTQSHGDQTEVGYALEGSMFTAGACIQWLRDGLKLITAASDTGPMAEQVSDNAGAYFVPALSGLGAPHWDMTARGAFLGLTAAVQREHMVRAVLEAIAYQACEVVTAIDQDGGTKTTLLKVDGGACQNDFLMQFQADVLGIPVERPAILDATAQGAAFAAGLAVGFWDDYRTLVDQRKIDRVFEPSANRDRAQSQFSRWQQAVERSKHWLEE, encoded by the coding sequence ATGACTGCTCCGACCTATGTAATGGCGCTGGATTTAGGTACCACAGGTAATCGAGCGATCCTGTTCGATCGCCATGGCACCATCGCTGCCCAGGCCTACAAAGAGCTCACTCAGTACTACCCCCATCCGGGCTGGGTTGAGCACGACCCCCGAGAGATTTGGGACGATACCTGCTGGGCAATGCAGGCGGCGATCAAAAAAGCCGGTATCCAACCGCAGCAGATTGCTTCTATCGGACTGACCGTTCAGCGGGAAACCTGTCTACTGTGGAATAAAACCACCGGTCGTCCTCTTCATAATGCGATCGTCTGGCAAGATCGTCGTACGGCCGCCATTTGTCGCCAATTAGCAGAGCAAGGCCATGTCGATGAGATTTACGATCGCACTGGATTAGTCCTTGATGCCTATTTTTCTGCCAGTAAGCTGCATTGGCTGCTCAAACATCTAGAGAAAGATGATCCGCCCATGGAGCCCGACAATATCCTGGCCGGCACCATCGATAGCTGGGTGCTGTGGAATTTAACCGGTGGGCAGGTACATGCGACGGACGATAGCAGCGCCAGCCGCACCATGCTGCTCAATTTGGTGGATCGGCAGTGGGATGACAAAATGCTCTCCCTGTTCGGCATTCCACGGGAGATTTTGCCCAGTATTCAGCCCAGCATTGGCCACTTTGGTAAGCTTGTGCCGGATATTTTGGGTGCTGAAATTCCTATCACGGCTATTTTTGGTGATCAACAGGCGGCCCTATATGCCCATGGGTGCGATCGCCCTGGGTTGTTGAAATGCACCTACGGCACCGGCTGCTTTTTGGTGTCCCATACGGGCAACGCGATCGCCCGCTCCAAAAACCATCTGCTGTCTACCATTGCCTGGACGCAATCCCATGGCGATCAAACTGAGGTGGGCTATGCCTTGGAGGGCAGTATGTTCACCGCTGGAGCCTGCATTCAGTGGCTGCGGGATGGACTGAAGTTAATTACCGCGGCCTCGGATACTGGGCCGATGGCAGAACAGGTGTCTGATAATGCTGGTGCCTATTTTGTCCCCGCTCTCAGCGGTCTAGGAGCGCCCCACTGGGATATGACGGCCCGGGGAGCATTCCTCGGGCTCACGGCGGCGGTACAGCGAGAACATATGGTGCGGGCGGTGCTGGAAGCGATCGCCTACCAAGCCTGTGAGGTGGTGACGGCTATTGATCAAGATGGCGGCACCAAGACCACCCTGCTGAAGGTGGATGGTGGAGCCTGCCAAAATGATTTCCTCATGCAGTTTCAGGCAGATGTCCTAGGAATTCCGGTGGAACGTCCAGCGATTTTAGATGCCACGGCCCAAGGAGCTGCCTTTGCTGCCGGCCTAGCGGTGGGTTTTTGGGATGACTATCGCACCTTGGTAGATCAACGCAAGATCGATCGGGTGTTTGAACCCAGTGCCAATCGCGATCGCGCTCAGTCCCAGTTCTCCCGCTGGCAACAAGCCGTAGAGCGCTCTAAGCATTGGCTAGAAGAATAA
- a CDS encoding ATP-binding protein yields the protein MTASPSLKLNSVLGELSLHHCQAHPQSTAQDIARQFDADPMIPGVVLVDHDQFVGMISRRRFLERMSRPYALELFLQRSIQTLYRFIAHEFLVLPSQTLIVDAVQQSLQRSPEHLYEPIVVQNGDDYRLLDIHQLLLAHSRIHELAKQVIHEQTQAQMFQNEKLASLGRLIANVSHEILNPVNFIAGNINYLGNYGQDLLALIDVYDSEDAGPAESAAMKQEIEFDFLKKDFSEIISSMRVGANRLRKIAESLRTFSYQHKDEYQETDIHECLENTLIILSTRLRNSVTVVRQYDDLPMVSVYPGQLNQVFMNLISNAADAIAERQQQLSTMKSDRSLAIVDWQPKITITTRQLTRDELLHASDTDADRWICISIDDNGCGIPDDLKERIFEEFFTTKSVEHGTGLGLAICRQIVLEKHGGCLHLRSQVGVGTGFDIFLPMHE from the coding sequence GTGACTGCATCACCATCGCTCAAACTTAACTCAGTACTTGGTGAATTGTCGCTACATCATTGCCAAGCTCACCCTCAAAGCACGGCCCAGGATATTGCTCGTCAATTCGATGCTGATCCGATGATTCCAGGGGTCGTGTTGGTTGATCATGACCAGTTTGTAGGGATGATTTCCCGCCGTCGGTTTTTGGAGCGGATGAGCCGCCCCTACGCCCTAGAGCTATTTTTGCAGCGATCGATTCAGACCCTATATCGGTTCATTGCCCATGAATTTTTGGTCTTGCCTAGCCAGACGTTGATTGTCGATGCGGTTCAGCAATCTCTACAGCGATCGCCTGAACATCTATATGAGCCGATTGTGGTGCAGAATGGCGATGACTATCGACTATTAGATATTCATCAATTATTGCTGGCTCACTCCCGCATTCATGAGTTAGCCAAGCAGGTGATCCACGAACAGACTCAAGCGCAGATGTTTCAAAATGAAAAATTGGCAAGTCTAGGGCGTTTGATTGCAAATGTGTCCCACGAGATTTTAAATCCAGTGAATTTTATTGCTGGAAATATCAATTACCTTGGGAATTATGGTCAGGATTTGTTGGCGCTCATTGATGTTTATGATTCAGAAGATGCTGGGCCTGCTGAATCTGCGGCGATGAAGCAAGAGATTGAATTTGATTTCTTAAAAAAAGACTTTTCTGAAATTATTTCTAGTATGCGAGTAGGGGCTAATCGCCTTCGCAAAATAGCTGAAAGTTTACGAACATTTTCCTATCAACATAAGGATGAGTATCAAGAAACAGATATTCATGAATGCTTGGAAAATACGCTGATTATTTTAAGTACGCGCCTCCGAAATTCGGTGACGGTGGTACGGCAGTATGATGATCTACCCATGGTTTCGGTCTATCCAGGGCAGTTGAACCAAGTTTTTATGAATCTGATCAGTAATGCGGCCGATGCGATCGCAGAACGTCAGCAACAGCTCTCAACGATGAAGAGCGATCGCTCTCTAGCAATTGTAGATTGGCAACCAAAAATTACGATTACAACCCGACAACTTACGCGGGACGAGTTGCTTCACGCTAGCGATACCGATGCCGATCGCTGGATTTGTATTTCGATTGATGATAACGGTTGTGGTATTCCGGATGATCTGAAAGAGCGAATTTTTGAAGAGTTTTTTACAACAAAATCCGTTGAACATGGAACAGGTTTAGGTCTAGCTATTTGCCGGCAGATTGTATTAGAAAAGCATGGAGGATGCTTGCACTTGCGCTCTCAGGTGGGTGTGGGTACAGGGTTTGATATTTTTCTGCCGATGCATGAGTGA
- a CDS encoding glycosyltransferase, whose translation MRALLIGNSKNKLDNIAAAQLYPFFLYRRQLRRRICLEFKHIQAYTFSDICDASTTKNVDVIIIRPDWREDSETAERSLEYIRKHNPYKRIIFLDPFDQTSSRYFSVLPYVNQFLKYQRLKDVQLYTRSFVGGSFLTDYLAHELNYNLNNWYVGSQAPKGYESRIGTYWNFATSQGFYKTFRKPARRAAEKDIDVFCRLSFGPPEQVEWYGQYRLAAVQALVPLEAQYKLAVDRSPEGARSVSSKQYLDEIKRSRIVFSPFGWGEITWRDYEAACHGCLLIKPSVDHIDTRPNIFYPGKTYVPVRWDFQDLEETCRYYLENPEEANQIVQNARQAYMQYFENQEFINHMEQDILSQAPPPVSVL comes from the coding sequence ATGCGTGCACTTCTGATCGGCAATTCGAAAAACAAGCTTGACAATATTGCAGCCGCTCAACTATATCCTTTCTTTTTATACCGTCGGCAGCTTCGTCGGAGAATATGTCTAGAGTTCAAGCATATTCAGGCTTATACCTTCAGCGATATTTGTGATGCCTCTACGACGAAAAACGTCGATGTCATCATCATTCGTCCTGACTGGCGAGAAGATAGCGAAACCGCTGAACGAAGCTTGGAGTATATTCGCAAACACAACCCCTACAAAAGAATCATTTTCCTCGATCCATTCGACCAAACCAGCAGTCGATACTTTAGTGTTTTGCCCTACGTCAATCAGTTCCTCAAATACCAGCGACTTAAAGACGTTCAACTCTATACTCGTTCCTTTGTGGGCGGTAGCTTCCTCACCGACTATCTAGCCCATGAACTCAACTACAATCTCAACAACTGGTATGTCGGCTCTCAGGCTCCGAAGGGGTATGAATCGAGAATTGGCACCTACTGGAACTTTGCCACGTCCCAAGGATTCTACAAAACCTTCCGCAAACCAGCGCGTCGAGCCGCAGAAAAAGACATTGATGTGTTTTGCCGCCTGTCGTTTGGGCCGCCCGAACAGGTGGAATGGTACGGTCAATATCGACTAGCCGCCGTTCAAGCGCTCGTTCCCCTAGAGGCTCAGTACAAACTTGCCGTCGATCGCAGCCCCGAGGGAGCACGCAGCGTGTCTAGCAAACAGTATCTAGATGAGATTAAACGCAGTCGCATCGTGTTCAGCCCCTTTGGATGGGGAGAAATTACCTGGAGGGATTATGAAGCAGCCTGCCATGGATGCTTGCTCATCAAACCTTCCGTCGATCATATCGACACCCGGCCCAATATCTTCTACCCAGGCAAAACCTACGTGCCTGTCCGATGGGACTTTCAGGATCTAGAAGAAACCTGTCGCTACTACCTAGAAAACCCAGAGGAAGCCAATCAAATTGTTCAAAATGCTCGCCAAGCGTACATGCAGTATTTTGAGAACCAAGAGTTCATCAATCACATGGAACAAGATATCCTGTCTCAAGCCCCGCCACCTGTCTCAGTGCTCTAG
- a CDS encoding MBL fold metallo-hydrolase: MSTEAFMVYFWGVRGCIPTPSLETARYGGNTACVELQVAGKRLIFDGGTGLHVLGNHLLKQMPVDAHIFFTHTHWDRIQGFPFFMPAFHQGNCFHIYGSVGLNGASIKQRLCDQMLRPHFPVPLQVMQADMQFHNISPGSIITLDDVTVETVSLNGTNSSLGYRVTWEGRSLVYATDTEHSGGNVDQNVLYLASEADLLIYDVDYADRAYYDPAVKAVTRQTKIWKEAVEVAIESHAKRVILFHHDPHHEDDFLDHMEQEVQATFPHAQLAREGMAINLLE; this comes from the coding sequence ATGAGCACTGAAGCGTTCATGGTGTATTTTTGGGGCGTTCGGGGTTGTATCCCCACGCCCAGCCTAGAGACCGCCCGCTACGGCGGTAATACAGCCTGTGTAGAACTGCAAGTAGCAGGAAAACGCCTAATTTTTGATGGCGGTACGGGGTTACATGTGTTGGGCAATCACCTGCTGAAGCAGATGCCTGTTGATGCGCACATCTTTTTCACCCATACCCACTGGGATCGAATCCAGGGATTCCCATTTTTTATGCCTGCCTTTCATCAAGGCAACTGCTTTCACATCTACGGTTCTGTGGGCTTAAATGGAGCCTCGATTAAGCAGCGACTCTGTGATCAAATGCTGCGCCCTCATTTCCCTGTGCCTCTTCAGGTCATGCAGGCTGACATGCAGTTTCACAACATCTCGCCGGGCTCAATCATCACCCTAGATGATGTGACTGTCGAAACGGTCTCGTTGAATGGTACGAATAGTTCTCTGGGGTATCGGGTCACCTGGGAAGGGCGATCGCTTGTCTATGCCACCGATACGGAGCACAGCGGCGGTAACGTTGATCAAAATGTTCTGTACCTAGCCAGTGAAGCAGATCTGCTCATCTATGATGTTGATTATGCCGATCGCGCCTACTATGATCCAGCGGTCAAAGCAGTCACCCGTCAAACAAAAATCTGGAAAGAAGCGGTAGAAGTAGCGATTGAATCTCATGCCAAGCGAGTCATCTTATTCCACCATGATCCACACCATGAAGATGACTTCTTAGATCACATGGAACAAGAGGTTCAGGCCACATTTCCCCATGCTCAGTTGGCCCGAGAGGGAATGGCCATCAATCTTTTAGAGTAA
- a CDS encoding inorganic diphosphatase, translating to MDLSRIPAQPKPGLINVLVEIPAGSKNKYEYDKDLEAFALDRVLYASVQYPYDYGFVPNTLAEDGDPLDGMVLMDQPTFPGCVIAARPIGMLEMIDGGDRDEKILCVPDKDPRYTQVKSLSDVASHRLDEIAEFFKTYKNLEKKVTEILGWKDVDQVAALVNACIARYKSN from the coding sequence GTGGACTTATCACGCATTCCTGCCCAACCTAAACCGGGTCTAATCAATGTTTTGGTTGAGATTCCGGCTGGAAGCAAAAACAAGTACGAGTATGACAAGGATCTAGAAGCGTTTGCCCTCGATCGCGTTCTCTATGCGTCGGTGCAATATCCCTACGACTATGGATTTGTGCCCAACACCTTAGCAGAAGATGGCGATCCTCTAGACGGCATGGTTTTGATGGATCAACCCACCTTTCCTGGCTGTGTCATTGCGGCCCGTCCCATTGGCATGTTGGAGATGATCGATGGGGGCGATCGCGACGAAAAGATTCTTTGCGTGCCCGATAAAGATCCGCGCTACACCCAAGTGAAGTCCTTGAGTGACGTTGCTAGCCATCGCTTAGACGAAATTGCTGAATTCTTTAAGACCTACAAAAATCTTGAGAAGAAGGTCACGGAAATTCTCGGTTGGAAAGATGTTGATCAAGTAGCTGCCCTTGTGAATGCCTGCATTGCTCGCTACAAGTCTAACTAG
- a CDS encoding peptidoglycan recognition family protein: MIDKFRWIMRSLLGRLFVLTLVSALLMLGASQGAFARVRVLFSLRSEPVEAQLPTVEAIPNPFKNPALLPAVPNPSIGYDPPQRTAMADPSNYDRRILQDVDGNLLTNPLVVVLHETVGTAQSAIYLFQTHHPDDWDQVSYHVIIERDGTVVYIVPIEMRAFGAGNSVFVNANGQVEGVRTNPDFPPSVNNFAYHISLESPPGSWESGPTHRGYTEEQYQSLAWLLARTDIPDDRITTHEAVDRTESRIDPRSFDRERFLAILHQYPNRPA, from the coding sequence ATGATAGATAAATTTCGATGGATCATGCGATCGCTCCTAGGGCGGCTGTTTGTTCTAACGCTCGTTTCTGCCTTGCTGATGCTCGGTGCCAGTCAAGGTGCATTTGCCCGAGTCCGGGTGTTATTTAGCCTCAGAAGTGAGCCGGTTGAAGCACAACTGCCAACGGTTGAAGCGATTCCCAATCCGTTTAAAAATCCCGCCCTGTTGCCTGCAGTACCCAATCCATCCATTGGCTATGATCCTCCCCAGCGCACTGCCATGGCTGATCCCAGCAACTACGATAGGCGGATTTTGCAGGATGTTGATGGCAATCTGCTCACCAATCCTCTCGTGGTGGTGCTTCATGAAACGGTTGGGACAGCCCAAAGCGCTATTTATCTATTCCAGACCCACCATCCCGATGATTGGGATCAGGTGAGCTACCACGTAATCATTGAACGAGACGGCACGGTTGTGTATATCGTTCCTATCGAAATGCGAGCCTTTGGTGCGGGCAATTCGGTTTTCGTCAACGCCAATGGGCAAGTGGAGGGTGTGCGCACCAATCCCGACTTTCCTCCCTCGGTGAATAACTTTGCCTACCACATTTCCCTAGAGTCTCCACCGGGCTCCTGGGAATCTGGGCCAACCCATCGAGGCTATACCGAGGAGCAGTACCAGTCTCTAGCCTGGCTGCTGGCTAGAACCGACATTCCCGACGATCGCATCACCACCCATGAGGCCGTTGATCGCACCGAAAGCCGTATTGATCCCCGCAGTTTTGATCGGGAGCGGTTTCTGGCTATCTTGCACCAGTATCCTAATCGCCCAGCTTAG
- a CDS encoding alpha-ketoacid dehydrogenase subunit beta → MAETLLFNALRQATDEEMARDPSVFVLGEDVGHYGGSYKVTKDLYKKYGDLRVLDTPIAENSFTGMAIGAAMTGLRPIIEGMNMGFLLLAFNQIANNAGMLRYTSGGNFKIPIVIRGPGGVGRQLGAEHSQRLEAYFQGVPGLKMVACSTPYNAKGLLKAAIRDDNPVIFFEHVLLYNLKEDLPDDEYVLPLDKAELVRKGKDVTILTYSRMRHHVMHAVKTLEKEGYDPEVIDLISLKPLDFETIGASIAKTHRVIIVEECMRSGGIGAELTASINDRFFDELDGPVLRLASQDIPTPYNGTLEALTIVQPAQIIEAVQKVVAARV, encoded by the coding sequence ATGGCAGAAACCCTTCTATTTAACGCTCTCCGTCAAGCAACCGATGAAGAAATGGCCCGCGACCCTAGCGTCTTTGTGCTAGGGGAAGATGTGGGACATTATGGCGGTTCCTACAAAGTCACGAAGGATTTGTACAAAAAATATGGCGATCTGCGGGTGCTCGATACGCCGATCGCAGAGAATAGTTTCACAGGAATGGCGATCGGAGCCGCAATGACCGGGTTACGCCCGATCATTGAAGGCATGAACATGGGATTTCTGCTGTTGGCATTTAACCAAATTGCTAACAACGCTGGCATGTTGCGCTATACCTCCGGTGGTAACTTCAAGATTCCTATTGTGATTCGTGGCCCCGGCGGGGTCGGTCGGCAGCTTGGGGCAGAGCACTCCCAGCGGCTAGAGGCCTACTTCCAAGGTGTACCTGGCTTGAAAATGGTGGCCTGCTCTACGCCCTATAACGCCAAGGGGCTCCTCAAAGCCGCTATCCGCGATGACAATCCGGTGATTTTCTTTGAGCATGTGCTGCTCTATAACCTCAAAGAAGATTTGCCAGATGACGAATATGTTTTGCCCCTAGACAAGGCAGAACTGGTGCGCAAGGGCAAGGATGTCACCATCCTCACCTACTCACGAATGCGCCACCACGTCATGCATGCGGTTAAAACCTTGGAGAAAGAGGGGTACGATCCTGAGGTGATCGACCTAATTTCCCTGAAGCCCTTGGATTTTGAAACCATTGGAGCATCCATTGCCAAAACCCATCGGGTGATCATCGTTGAAGAATGTATGCGTTCGGGCGGCATCGGCGCAGAGCTAACCGCATCGATTAACGATCGCTTCTTTGATGAACTAGACGGCCCCGTTTTGCGGTTGGCATCGCAAGACATCCCCACGCCTTACAACGGCACCCTGGAAGCACTGACCATTGTGCAACCGGCTCAAATTATTGAAGCGGTGCAAAAAGTGGTGGCGGCACGGGTGTAG
- a CDS encoding fumarylacetoacetate hydrolase family protein has product MAQRYVRVKTPPGQLYYGLLHLDRQVQILDAPPWLGGQLTEQFLNPDEFDVLAPCAPSKIVAIGKNYAKHAAEMGTPVPEEPLIFMKPPTAVIATGHAIEYPPQSQRIDYEGELALVIGDRCFNCTPEQARSKIWGYTIAIDVTARDLQQRDNQWVRAKGFDTFCPLGPWIVRELSAGAMLQTFLNQQKDPVQCASIDTMVVSPEQLVSYISRVMTLLPGDVVLTGTPEGVGPLQVGDVIRVEVEGIGSLESSVIARPEPDSNPSSSEDAIAP; this is encoded by the coding sequence ATGGCGCAGCGCTACGTTCGAGTTAAAACCCCGCCTGGGCAGCTTTATTACGGGTTACTGCACCTCGATCGCCAAGTGCAGATCCTGGATGCCCCGCCTTGGCTAGGGGGGCAATTAACCGAGCAATTTCTCAATCCAGATGAGTTTGATGTTCTGGCTCCCTGTGCGCCGTCTAAAATTGTGGCCATTGGCAAAAACTATGCCAAACATGCTGCAGAAATGGGAACGCCTGTGCCGGAGGAACCGCTGATTTTTATGAAGCCACCGACGGCGGTGATTGCTACAGGACATGCCATTGAGTACCCGCCCCAGTCGCAACGGATTGACTATGAAGGCGAGCTGGCCCTGGTGATTGGCGATCGCTGCTTTAACTGCACGCCGGAGCAAGCCCGGTCGAAGATCTGGGGTTATACCATCGCCATTGATGTCACTGCCCGCGATTTGCAACAGCGCGATAACCAATGGGTGCGGGCGAAGGGGTTCGATACCTTCTGTCCCCTCGGGCCATGGATTGTCCGGGAACTGAGTGCCGGAGCCATGCTGCAGACGTTTCTCAACCAGCAAAAGGATCCGGTGCAGTGCGCCTCGATTGACACCATGGTGGTGTCGCCGGAGCAGTTGGTGTCCTACATCAGTCGGGTGATGACCCTGTTGCCGGGTGATGTGGTGCTCACCGGAACGCCGGAGGGCGTGGGGCCGCTGCAGGTGGGGGATGTCATTCGGGTGGAAGTCGAGGGCATTGGCAGCTTGGAGAGTTCGGTGATTGCCCGTCCTGAACCAGACTCTAACCCGTCTTCCTCGGAGGATGCGATCGCTCCCTAG
- the rpsF gene encoding 30S ribosomal protein S6: MKRAYETMYILRPDMGEEMADQVITKYQGILKDNGVESIDTQHRGKRRLAYEIQNHKEGIYIQMNYEAEPAAVAAMERDMRFSEDIIRFLTMRQDELQSDPSTPVSL; encoded by the coding sequence ATGAAACGTGCGTACGAAACCATGTACATCCTGCGCCCAGACATGGGTGAAGAGATGGCCGATCAAGTGATCACCAAGTATCAAGGCATTCTCAAAGACAACGGCGTTGAGTCTATTGATACCCAACACCGAGGCAAACGTCGCCTAGCTTACGAAATTCAGAATCACAAAGAAGGGATCTACATCCAGATGAACTACGAAGCAGAACCGGCGGCGGTCGCTGCAATGGAGCGAGACATGCGCTTTAGTGAAGACATCATTCGGTTTTTGACCATGCGTCAAGATGAACTGCAGTCTGACCCCTCTACACCCGTCAGCCTATAG